The Parambassis ranga chromosome 4, fParRan2.1, whole genome shotgun sequence genome includes the window ACATGGCATCTTCCTGTCCTGTGATCTAATAAATACAGGGGATAGTTAagaacacacattcacatgtacacaaaataaaaaaatcaattaaataaaaaggtaagataattaaaaatgaattaaaaaggCAACATAATTTACAaatttatacatatataaaggtaaaacaaaagtgagctagaaaaaaaacaaagtgtaaTCCAGCAGTTTTTAAGTGTAAATAGGCTCGAGGTAAGAaaattggatggatggatggatggatggatggatggatggatggatggatggataataaCAAAAATGCCTTTGCTAAAAATGTGACCATGTGGAAGCACATCAACAACAGAGGTCTAAGGATGGAGCCTTGAGAAATACCACAAGAAAAAGGTCAACACAGGAAACAATAGCAAAGCTGTGATCCGGAGAATTCCTGCACAAAATCCCAATaaacaaaagagagagggggaccTTTTTCCTGAAGGAGTATGGGTAATATTTGAAGTAACAGCAAAACTGCAGTACCTCTACCACACAGGCTggggctgttttgttttttaaaggaggTAAAATCACACCAACCTAACTAGGTCTCAGTTTGACATAACACAGGCTTATCAACAGCTTATTGGATATTTAGCATGCCAACCATGCCTGTGTTGGgaaataaagattaaataaATCTGTCTGTTGCATCAAGACCACAGAAAACAAGCTTTGCATTGGTGAGATGAATAcacttttttctgtgtctgtaatcaacagaaacagagacagacctAACAGGTGGCCCATGATGATGTCGTAACTGAGGACATACATCCTCCCATGTACAGTGCGTGATGAATATGACATTAAGCTCTTAATCCTGGGGAGCTTTAACTTAATGACATTATGTGCTGTGCAGTTCACCTTAAGAGCACTTAAAAGGCAATGAAGGCAGTGAGAGTGAAGCCGAGGCTGAAGCCAGGAAGCCAAAACAGTGACCGACAATGTTTACACAGATTCCTTCTGAGCACATGCTGCTCAGCACAACTCTTCCACTGGGGAGGAATGAATCCAGACAGGTTTGTATGCCATCACGTACACCCCACCCTCCCCCGCTCATTCCTTAACCTGACATACCTcacctgctctgtcacaaaataGCATCACTCACTTTGAatttcttcttcagctcattctccttcttctccctctccttctgctctttcttttcccgctcctgtctctccttcagctccttcttctccttttccagcctctgcttctctttctttttcagctccttctcATCCGGcccctctgcagcagctttctTGTCACTCCTGTGAAGGAAGAAGAGATGTTGTCCTGTTTGTAAGAGACTTCTCACAGTATTTTAAACCAGCAGAAGGACATTAGGAGGAAACAAAAGCACACCAAACTCATCAGTGACATTTTGGGGGGGTTAAGTGACATTAGGAAAAAGTGGGTCAAAAATAAGCCCATACCTGCCGAACCTGCCTGTCCTGCTTTTCTCTTGATTCTGTAAATACCAGCAGATAGAGATAAGGTTTATTCATCTTACACAGAAAGTATTACTATCTCCAACAGATAAGTAATGTTTGTCAAGGTAGAAAAagaggtttttgttttcaagTTTCCACAAAGCTGCTTACTGTTTCTGGTGTGGTCTCAGCATACGGATCTGTGGCAAGGACACAAAACAGTTACGCATAAAAGATCTTCAAACACATGTTGGTGTATGTGAGATAGAATACAGTTTTATCTAAAGATATTTGCCTGGGATGTTTAGACTGAATTACATACCACTCAATACAGTATGCTGATATTTCTCTTACTGTATGTACTAATGGCAGCACTGTGGTGCAAGTGTCAAATGTTTGGATTTCCACAGGTCAGAATTGTTGTAAGATCTTGTTGTAAGAACTCAGCTCTTACTCTTTGGCGGTCCTTTGCGTTTCTTGCCACCGTCagcctttcctttctttttgccGGCAGACATGTTGACGTCCTCGTACACGTCTTCTGTGCTTTCATAGATGCTGTTGACACGTTCTTTACGAGACCTGTTCAAAATGACAAGTTGCATAAACAGAAGTTGAAACAGCATCTCAACAACATGAACTGAAGTGTTTTAAAGTAAAAGGCTGGAAGTAGGTGTTACTCTTTCACTGGTGTTGAGTCCTGAGAAGTAGAGAGGGAAGATTCTGGTAGTGGATTATCCTGGTATTCATCTCCTATTGTTGGCTCAGTGTGGACCTCCGCTTCTGGAGTGGTTATCCCGTTACTGTAAACCTCTGGCAGGGTCTGCCCGTCTGTCACATCTGGACCTGTGTGCTCCTCGTTCCCCCAGTCTGACGCTGTCAGATCTGGAGAGTGAGCCTCTGAAGTCACATCGTCAAACTCTGGGACATCTGTGGTGTCAGTCTCTGAAAactcaggaggagctggaatctctgcagaataaaagaaaaacagtaacAGGTGATGTTAGATAATTCACTCAAATTAACTGTGAGTGCAACAGTGGTGGCCACACCATTATTttccacaggaggaggaggcggagggatGAACTCGCTCAGGTCGACATAGGGAGGTCTGTCAGGCTTCTCTGGAACAGGACCCAGAGACTCCATGTCTGCAAGGACCTTcctgggtggaggagggggaacTACCAGCAGCTCTGGGATGGCATCATGCCCCTCCTCAGTAATACCTTCCAATACTGGAGAGGCTTCACCTGCACAGAATGACATCACATACTGTATTTCAACACCACATCACATTAAACCTGAACAGCCATTCACATtaaggagaaaaaagagagaggtaACAATGTCACCTTCATCTTAGGTGGAAACACCTGAGGGAAGTTTTACAACACAgaacaggagagactgcaggtgaTTTGTGAGGAAAGCAAACCAGTCAAACACACTGTGGAGGTTGTTGTGATATAACTAAGCAAAGCAGACATAATGTAATTGAAAGTGAACAGCAGTCCTTACTGCAGCAGGCCTTCCATGTTCCTGTGTAACTTCACTTAATTTTAATACAAATtacatatatgtgtatattgGTTTGTATTGTGCAACAGCAAAACACGTGTTCCATCTAATGTGTTACTAAAGACTTCATGAAACAGTGAGAGTCTGATATAAGCAACACAGCTGCTCATTCTGAGACATTAAAGTGTTTGTCACTGCAGATCTGTCATAGCTGACATACCTCTACTCTGTGCCCTGCCTGCAGCTTAGTTGTTTCTGGCACTAAAGAAAAATGTCAGGACTGttctcagtatgtgtgtgtgtgtcctcaaaGTAGCTCCTTCAAACTAACGAGATGCAACTCAGGTGTAACGTACATAAGAGGCTTTCATTACAGCTGAAATCAACAAATGTTCTGTGTTACGTACCTGATGTCCTGATGATGCGATAAGTTCTTCTGTCCTTCATGTTAAGAACAGGTAAAGGAACAAGAGGCggacagcagaggagaaacGATCTGTCGTGATTACACTTACGGTGCTTGATGCCGTTAACTTGTGCTGGTTTCAGTGGGAGGGCGTTTCCTGCTCGATCTTCATAATCAATGGGCGGAAGTTCTGGAAGAGCACGGGTGGGGCTTGGAGGTGGTGGGAGTTCCTCAGGTGGAGGGGTGATGGAGTAGGTTCGGGTGGGGTTTGACAAAGGGctgagagcagacagagcaTCACATGTTAGTGTTCAGTGTCGTCTTATAGCTGAACAGTAGAGACagcatgtgtgttgtgtacctGTTACTCTTCCTGCGAGCCTTCTCCAGAGCACTTAAAATCCTCTGGTCAGCTGGGGTGGTTCTCTTTCCAGCACTCATGTCCTCCGCCCTCTCCAAGGCTGAGAGTGCTGAGATTGGACGCTCCACTTTGGGAGAAGGTGGAGAAGTTGCAGGGTCAGTAGCAGGAGGTGTCTCCACCGCAGCTATATTTACAGCCTCAATGTCAGACTCAGCTGCCACCTCGGGCTCAGGAGGGCACAGTGGAGGGGTTGGAGCAGGGCTGGGTGGACTGGGAAGATTTTCATTTTGGCTGGCTGGTCTGGAAACAGGCAAGATAGGATCGTCTATCTGAACAGGGGGTTCACTCTCAGGGGCTGGGAATTCAAGTGCAGGGATGTCAGGACtaatgggaggaggaggggagaaatCAGGAGATTCAGAGACAGTAGATGGTGGGGGGATTTCCACTGCAACAATGGGCTCAGGTAGGGTGGGGTTGTCTGGTAAAAGGGCCTTTGGTGCTGAGATTTCAGGTTCTGGTGGTGCACTGACAGAGTCAGATGGCAATGGGACGAGTGGAACCGGTCCAGGCAGATCTGAACTTGTGGTGTCCAGGATTGGCTCAGCCGGGACTTCCATTGATTCTCTTTTTGCAGACTTTTTGAAACCAAGAATACCCTTCTTCTTTGTTGTGGCTTTAGGAGGAGGCGTGGCTGGGACCAGCTCTGTTGTACTCTCCTTCTGGGTTGAAGAGGGGAGCAGTGGCTTCTTGTCCTTACCGTTCAccttcttctgcttctgctctgATGAATCTTCATCAAGCTTCTCCTTGCTTCCTTTTGTTGCCTTGTCTTTGCTTCCTTTCAGCTTCCCCTCACTCTTGTCTTTACTCTTAGAGTTACTCTGAATGAGAGGCTTTTTGCTCTCCTTCTTCTCATCCTTGAAGACGACTCTTGGGGCAACAGCTGTCTTTCCTTCCAAAGTCTGGTTAATGGAGGTGAGCAGGGAGGGGCGGGCTCCTGCAGGGAGGTAATGAGTGGGACTCTGGGGTGGAGGGACAACCTTTGGTTTCTCTGGGAGAGCAGGTTTTATCTTTGGTTGCTTCAGGAGGAGTTCTTCATCCTGGAACTTGGCCCTAAGGGTCTTAAAGTCAATTGTCTCCTCCTAATAAAAGTATGGCACAGTGCAATAACCTCAGTTACAGTGCTAGTGTCAGGCAAATTGACTAATCATCACTTAACATGCTTATGATTATGATGACAGAAACTGTGTCATAAAGAGGGCGTGGTCTTCTCCCACGTTTAAGGCAAGTTTAGGGAGATACAGTAAGAGAAACTGTCATTACTAAAGTCTGACTGATGCACTTTTCATATCAGTTGGTCTCACTGAACAGAGAGCGCACTGATTTACGCAGTGATCAGCCTAATTACACAGAAATTCAACACTTAACTCGGTTTCAGTATAAACTGATATTTTAAATTTGTCATAAGACACCACACAAAAGTTACCGCTGGCATAAAAAAGATCGGAACATACCTGATCCATCCCGTGTTTTAATATCCACACAAACGACAAAAAACTCGTTACTCGAGTGAGTTACTTCTCCTCTTCAGCCTCTCATTCTGCATCcaggtaaaaaacaaacatcataaataataaaatgtccCTTTTACTCGATCTGTTTCGACTGATCCTTTGACCGAGAGAAGCGTGCGTCTCACGCGCAAGCAGACGGTTTCTGTGGAGGAATGGGGCTGAGAAGGAACACTCGCTCtcatcctttaaaaaaacagtccGGCTTGTCAGACGAGTCCTGTTGAAGATTTAACTTGCAACAGAGCtcttggatttttttcttttcctgtcttTCAGGAATGTCACCCGGCTGGCACTGCGTGTACGCGCAAAAAGTGAGTCACTGTCATGAAACCAAGAAGCTGCTGCAATTGTTTTCCTTAAAACGTTAATTTTACACTTCAAGTGTTTCTCCATAGCATCTCTGAAGCCTCTGAATGGCAGAGCAGTTGTTGTTTTGAGAAGATGTTATCGTGGTAATGTATAGGTAATTGCAGCCTTAACTGAATCTTGAAGgtaaacacagaggaaaaggaaacagaagaagTCTGTCAACATTCcaggtttgttacacagaataCAGACGTATTTAAAGAGGCATTTATAATATGACACAAATATATCACAAGCTGCAGGCAAGGCCTTTATTAGAAAGTTTTGACCTATAGCCTGTGAGATTGTACTAAGCTGAGGCTGGACTAACAGCTGTTTGACTTGGAGAGCAGATCAagatgcctcacacacacacacacacacacacacacacacacacacacacacaggtggctgctttcaatcacacacagagtgacagcTGACTGATACACTGCATGTGAGATGACTGCAGCTGTTTACTGAAATTGAACAAACTTCTGATAACAGGATGAGTTCACCCAGTGTTACCTTGTCTGTTATTGTAAGCATCAATTTGAATTTCCTGGCACTGCCACTGAGCTGAATGTCATTTGTGGTGCTCAACtttttttaagataagataaattTAAAGAACGGTCTTTGTCTTTTCAGTTTTTCCCTGTACAATGTGCAGCTTATCCTGGACAATTCACAGATGTCActgctgacagaaaaaaaaaacagtcccaAAGAAAACTGCTGACAGTGAAGTTTGTGGATTATGCAGTAACTGGGACTTTGTATTTTTGGAAAGACACAAGCTGTCGAATGGAATTTCTCACAGAACAAAATCCTATTCAGTTCTATAACACAGTATCTGGAAGGGGGAGTCCCTCAAATACTTGCTGTGTAAAACTGGTCTGGCCCATTAAAATAAGTTTGTCCAATATAAAAGTGCATTAAAGTGGTTCTAATGTCCTGTTTGAAAAGGGAGGGGGGCCCGAGTAAAAAGGCTGTTGTCCTTGTGGTCGCTTGCTAATAAAGCTTATGACAGCTTGCATTAGAGGCTCTCTGTGCAGCAGAATCTGACAGGTCATTTAAGCAGTGTTCAATTACAACTAAATACTGTGCTACTTTGCTTTACATTAAGTAAATACACACTGGGGGTCACCTCTACCAGGCACGCACCATTAGTCACACTCactgttgtgcacacacacaaaggcagacgCATAAAAAGGCGTATTAGTCATTTGggatgtgtttatttgtaaCAGTAATACATGGTGGAGTACGTAAATCAAGAGAGAACCAAAAAATCATCTAAAAACCCACTGTAGAATGTCATATtcataaagataaaaataatgtgTCAATTTACATTAAGAAACTGTTAGCTGAGGTAAAGTTAAAATAGGTCTAGAAATGTTATGTACTCAAACAGCAACGATTCCCTTTTTAATTAACGTCTTTGCTCATCTTCTAACTTTTTGAGTTAATCAACATCATAGTCCAAAAGAGTTCTCAAGTGGCATGGGGGGCATGGGGGGCGGGGAGTCTGGCCATAAAATAGGGAGTCATTGGCATCACAGTTGATGTAGTTGTAGCAGAGGATGCTGCAGTCCACACTCGGACATTAGCAGTTTGGCACCTgaccaacagacagacagatgggcAGAGCATCGCTGTTATCTTAAAGACTAGTGTTGGGGAATgggatgagaggagagcagcggGGCCACACTGACTGAGGCTGTGCCTGCTGTGATTTTTGCGGTACAAAAGCATTGGGATGTGGTACACAGATTTTGGATAACAAAAACTGTAAGAAGACAAACATGGTGCAAGGTTTAGAGCTGAACTGGTGTTAGTAAGTGAAGACCCAACAACATCcatgaacaaaaataaaaatcagaggAAGGAGCGAGGAGGAGGcgaacaggaaaaagaaaacatatgtTGGTATTGCTTGGGTTAACGTCAAGAGTTTGCATAACTAAAGCCTTCCTATTTTATGGCACAGACGTCCAGTGGACAGAAtggttgttgttattatttacAAAATGAGTTTGGCAAACCAACGATAAGATGCCTTAAAGCCATGTTGACTCTATATCTATAGAGCTGACCCCAGCGGCTTGATTgacttataaaataaaaattccaTTTTTCaatttcttcttcattttttaaatcagtaTTGTACAAAAGCTATAGAGAATGAACAGTTCAATCACAGAATCTGTTTCACTTGCTTTCCTCTCAGGGTCCGTTCCTCAGCATGTCTGGTTATGAGTCTGTCTGCAAGGACAGACATTGGACAAAGTGTGTATGCATGTAAGAGAAGGTTGagcatgactgtgtgtgagtgtgtgactgctgtgtgAAAAGTATATGTGTGTAGTTGGTGTGTGAGTAGCTCCCAGAGAGTCTGTTTCTGCATAGTGATCCCAGCAGACACTCACAAGAATAAGGGAGAAAACGCCCGGAGCAACCAACCAATCAGAAGCATTGATCCCACTAACAGGCCGTCCCTGATAGGCCCGTTAAGAGTCTAGCTCCTCCTGTGGGATCTCCTCGCTACAGATGCAAGATTCTgtccattaaaaacaaacaaaacaaaaaaaggagatcATTTCTAATCccaatgagtgtttgtgtgtgtgggtgtgtcggAGACAGGGAGGCACTGCTTGACTCAGTCCCTTCTTGGCAGCACAGTCTCTGGCCAGAcacaggaggcagaggaaggagtgtgagagcaaaggaggagggagggaggagggaaggagcagGTTATGTCTGTAAGGCTGGGTGTGAGTCGCCACagggaaaagaggagaggagaagacagcGCAGTGGAGGGAGAACAGGTTCCGCCTCAGTGATTGATGTCCCTCCTGCCTGGAGTGAATGACCAAGAgggctctctcctcctctgaggaggaaagactgcagagaggagaaggaggaggacagcgGGAGAGTGGAAGCTCCTCCTGGGAGGTTGTTAGCAGGAGAAAGGAGCAGAAGAAGCCAGACATGCACACAtgagcgcgcgcacacacacacacacacacacacacacacacacactcaagttAGGGGGCTCTCCTCTTTCGCTCTCTGTGTTGGTCAGgtctgtcttcctgtgtgtctctttaCTTCTTCCCTTTGTTGATCTGGGCGTAGAGAGGGTCCTTCCCCTTCTGTagataaaaaagagagaaacatcAGTATTTCATACTACTCTTTGTTAACTTCTGGCCCCTGTAGTTCTCTTGTTAGTACATAGTTAAAAGGGCAGACCTAAATttatgattcattctctcagCTTACTAAACTGTAAGTATCACCAACCTGCAAGCCCTGACAAGTAAGATCCAGATCTGCAGCGATGTGTCAGTTCCTGAACCTAAcatcaccagcaggtggcagtagtgCACTGCATAGAAGGAGATGTCCAGTCTTCTCTCCTCGCTGAAAAATTCaccttttatgtgtgtgtgtgtgattgtgtctgAGGTTGTCACTGTGCACGCACATGCATATTCTCTCCCACGCCGGGCTCCCTCCAGGACCAATATGAATCAGAGGTATAAACTAGCGCCTTGAAAGACCAGTTATGAGTCATCATGTCTGTATTTCTCTCCAACTGAGCCGGAAGACAACAGTGGATGATGGAACACCCTGCAGTCAGAGCACCAAGCCCACTGCAGTCACTCACAATGGGGCCGTTATTATCGTACACATAATTACAGCCAGCCACTCAATCTGCCATGCAGACAACTTGATTGGGGGCTGGCCTGTTATATCCTGAAGGACTTCTCCCACCCTGTGCAGAGAAATGTGTTTGCAGTTTGGAGGTCTACTCGTAGCTCCCCAACAGGGGAAACAGTCCATGATGTTCACATAATCTGATGAAACCCAAACAAAGAATGCGAGCAGAGAGAAATttagtgacaaacacacaacctgtTAGGTTTTGGATACCCTTTCAACAACAGCCTGTATAAAGAATTATGAAACGTGTGATGTCTGCCACAGATTTCCTAGAGAGTTTTGAAGCTCTTATAGGGACTCTGGGTGTCACAATCTGTGCCTGTTTTAACCTCACTTCTTACTTAGCTTAACTTAAAAATGGGCACTGATTATCTGTagacgctttttttttttggtacgaGGCTATGAACAaactgctgtaaagttggacattcagcctcaagtggccatttgaggaactgaaGCTTTTGGCATGTGtctgaaggttgccgcttgatttCAACACATTGCTGTGGGCTCAGAAAAAACATATGTTAAAGGCCTTTTGACTATTTCTAGACAAATCAATTGAGAggctaaactaaaaaaaatatataatgaaTTCTGCAGTCTTATTGTTGCTGATGTTTAAGGTTGGGAAATAGTTCCTGGTTTGGTTGTGTATAAAAACGCAGACTATAAAAAACAATCTGCACAAATAAAGATATGATTTATGTTGTATCTGCAGCTGTTTCGGGGCATACAGTGGCACCCTGGAGATTTCTGAAATCCTAACTCATCAATACACTAAATCCTGACTGCACCAGCTctcatttaataaaaaaacaatggaaTCAGGTAGGGAGGGATACTTTAGCTGAGGCTTTGGGCTCTGGCATACAAAGCTGTAAGAGTAGGGCCAGCCAAGGCCAGACAGTCAGCAGAAAGTAGCTGCCAGCAGCCCTGAGAGAGGTGACAAAGAGGCTGAGACAAGCAGTGACAGCaagcacacactgttcaaccaATACACCAGAGCCGCAGCCCGGGCCGTGTCACCCTGCATCTAACCAGTGCTGCCAATCGGGGAATGCTTCAGCTCCATCAATTCCGGTCAGGCAGAGAGAGCCTCACTGGAGGTATGAGAGATGTGCTGGAGTGGCACCAGCCTGAAGGCCAAAATATCTGGCCTGACTGGTACATGTCTGGACagttgtgtgcctgtgtgtgagtggtagGCCCTGGGCAGGGGGTGCAATGTGAGATTGCTCAGTGAACCATGGAAGCAGGCCATTTCACGGCT containing:
- the LOC114434352 gene encoding proteoglycan 4 isoform X2, whose translation is MDQEETIDFKTLRAKFQDEELLLKQPKIKPALPEKPKVVPPPQSPTHYLPAGARPSLLTSINQTLEGKTAVAPRVVFKDEKKESKKPLIQSNSKSKDKSEGKLKGSKDKATKGSKEKLDEDSSEQKQKKVNGKDKKPLLPSSTQKESTTELVPATPPPKATTKKKGILGFKKSAKRESMEVPAEPILDTTSSDLPGPVPLVPLPSDSVSAPPEPEISAPKALLPDNPTLPEPIVAVEIPPPSTVSESPDFSPPPPISPDIPALEFPAPESEPPVQIDDPILPVSRPASQNENLPSPPSPAPTPPLCPPEPEVAAESDIEAVNIAAVETPPATDPATSPPSPKVERPISALSALERAEDMSAGKRTTPADQRILSALEKARRKSNSPLSNPTRTYSITPPPEELPPPPSPTRALPELPPIDYEDRAGNALPLKPAQVNGIKHREASPVLEGITEEGHDAIPELLVVPPPPPRKVLADMESLGPVPEKPDRPPYVDLSEFIPPPPPPVENNEIPAPPEFSETDTTDVPEFDDVTSEAHSPDLTASDWGNEEHTGPDVTDGQTLPEVYSNGITTPEAEVHTEPTIGDEYQDNPLPESSLSTSQDSTPVKESRKERVNSIYESTEDVYEDVNMSAGKKKGKADGGKKRKGPPKNPYAETTPETNQEKSRTGRFGRSDKKAAAEGPDEKELKKKEKQRLEKEKKELKERQEREKKEQKEREKKENELKKKFKITGQEDAMYQAKVTVTTKGRKNDLPVKTGDIVSIIRTTNCPKGKWLARDSSNNYGYVAVEHVELDIKEMLELGKKAVRKTSSNVPETDVTSTGSRASNHYPLSAESFTDDSEEWTGDEEEPLSPASEVADPLAPVGHSRTLSMPDMGNKDLSINHQHSHSDISADGSQVHARHEALQKLATFFYSPKPVEPAASTEPDTSPVVVREEEVHVPEDSLCADIDFEHPDTLILPPPELYADMSVE
- the LOC114434352 gene encoding proteoglycan 4 isoform X1; this translates as MDQEETIDFKTLRAKFQDEELLLKQPKIKPALPEKPKVVPPPQSPTHYLPAGARPSLLTSINQTLEGKTAVAPRVVFKDEKKESKKPLIQSNSKSKDKSEGKLKGSKDKATKGSKEKLDEDSSEQKQKKVNGKDKKPLLPSSTQKESTTELVPATPPPKATTKKKGILGFKKSAKRESMEVPAEPILDTTSSDLPGPVPLVPLPSDSVSAPPEPEISAPKALLPDNPTLPEPIVAVEIPPPSTVSESPDFSPPPPISPDIPALEFPAPESEPPVQIDDPILPVSRPASQNENLPSPPSPAPTPPLCPPEPEVAAESDIEAVNIAAVETPPATDPATSPPSPKVERPISALSALERAEDMSAGKRTTPADQRILSALEKARRKSNSPLSNPTRTYSITPPPEELPPPPSPTRALPELPPIDYEDRAGNALPLKPAQVNGIKHREASPVLEGITEEGHDAIPELLVVPPPPPRKVLADMESLGPVPEKPDRPPYVDLSEFIPPPPPPVENNEIPAPPEFSETDTTDVPEFDDVTSEAHSPDLTASDWGNEEHTGPDVTDGQTLPEVYSNGITTPEAEVHTEPTIGDEYQDNPLPESSLSTSQDSTPVKESRKERVNSIYESTEDVYEDVNMSAGKKKGKADGGKKRKGPPKNPYAETTPETNQEKSRTGRFGRSDKKAAAEGPDEKELKKKEKQRLEKEKKELKERQEREKKEQKEREKKENELKKKFKITGQEDAMYQAKVTVTTKGRKNDLPVKTGDIVSIIRTTNCPKGKWLARDSSNNYGYVAVEHVELDIKEMLELGKKAVRKTSSNVPETDVTSTGSRASNHYPLSAESFTDDSEEWTGDEEEPLSPASEVADPLAPVGHSRTLSMPDMGNKDLSINHQHSHSDISADGSQVHARHEALQKLATFFYSPKPVEPAASSTEPDTSPVVVREEEVHVPEDSLCADIDFEHPDTLILPPPELYADMSVE